Proteins encoded together in one Candidatus Sulfotelmatobacter sp. window:
- a CDS encoding mechanosensitive ion channel domain-containing protein, which yields MKVRQYITAIVLLLLVTAAIAGLLWTRARPTPNENEEEAATSARKTGVKTLAAARALVDQRPLQTAKRMSAIAATREEQVLAHQAETLGDHEVDLSFLDALRTAEENPPPLSPEARQILQRKSKAEEGVKEDQEGITQLTRKLAAAPESQKDNLQDQIDVAKAQTDLDQDELDDAAEQLEQAGGDPQSKIKRLQAEHEAGEHNTQVATGSAVNPHEQDYQAHTVLSVFRAWRALREKQNQLQQALDESHAKQLRLSQRHQALTAQVEKDKENREAARQQAKGFAKSSNATSRDQSKASATAALGSLKQYTRDQKNLADLGKRLQDEQQLTDVYANWIALVEARERAALHNLVESILWILLVLLMVYVADRFIERLFTGVSAENKRVDTLRAVVKFAAQAVGAIAIIFIVFGMPTQTTTVLGLAGAGLTVAMKDFIVAFFGWFVLMGRNGIRVGDWVEINGVGGEVIEVGLLKTVLLETGSWTDAGHPTGRRVSFVNSFAIEGHFFNFTTSGQWMWDELQVLIPPGQDPYPIIDGIQHLVEKETEANAGKAEAEWKEATTRYRVQAISAVPGINVQPTAAGIEVHVRYITRANERHESRKRLYEAVVEMMHGRREAAKV from the coding sequence ATGAAAGTCCGGCAATACATTACCGCGATCGTTCTACTGCTGCTGGTGACTGCGGCCATCGCCGGACTGCTGTGGACGCGCGCGCGGCCCACTCCGAACGAGAACGAGGAAGAGGCGGCAACGTCCGCTAGAAAAACTGGAGTAAAAACGCTGGCCGCCGCGCGCGCATTGGTGGACCAGCGCCCGCTCCAGACCGCGAAGCGCATGTCCGCGATTGCGGCCACGCGAGAAGAACAGGTGTTGGCCCATCAGGCGGAGACACTCGGGGATCACGAGGTCGACCTCTCCTTCCTTGATGCGCTGCGCACCGCGGAAGAAAATCCACCGCCGCTGTCGCCGGAAGCCAGGCAAATCTTGCAGCGCAAAAGCAAGGCCGAAGAGGGGGTGAAGGAAGATCAGGAGGGCATAACGCAGCTCACGCGGAAACTGGCGGCTGCGCCCGAGTCGCAAAAGGATAACCTGCAAGACCAGATCGACGTCGCCAAGGCGCAGACGGATCTGGATCAGGACGAATTGGACGATGCGGCAGAACAACTGGAGCAGGCCGGCGGCGATCCGCAATCGAAGATCAAACGTCTGCAAGCCGAACACGAGGCGGGCGAGCATAATACGCAAGTCGCAACCGGTTCGGCGGTGAATCCGCACGAGCAGGACTACCAGGCGCATACGGTGCTGAGCGTGTTCCGGGCCTGGCGCGCGCTGCGCGAGAAGCAGAATCAGTTACAACAGGCGCTGGACGAGAGCCATGCTAAGCAACTCCGCCTGAGCCAGCGCCACCAAGCGCTGACCGCGCAAGTCGAAAAAGACAAAGAAAATCGCGAGGCCGCCCGCCAGCAGGCCAAAGGATTTGCGAAAAGCAGCAACGCGACCAGCCGCGACCAATCGAAGGCATCCGCGACGGCCGCTCTCGGTTCGCTCAAGCAATACACCCGCGACCAGAAAAATCTCGCCGATCTCGGTAAGCGGCTGCAAGATGAGCAGCAGTTGACCGACGTCTACGCCAACTGGATCGCCTTGGTCGAGGCCCGCGAGCGGGCGGCGTTGCACAACCTGGTCGAATCGATTCTGTGGATTCTGCTGGTTTTGCTCATGGTTTATGTAGCCGACCGCTTCATTGAGCGCTTGTTCACTGGTGTGTCCGCCGAAAACAAGCGCGTCGACACCTTGCGCGCGGTGGTGAAATTTGCGGCGCAAGCCGTGGGCGCGATCGCAATAATTTTTATCGTCTTCGGCATGCCCACGCAGACCACAACCGTGCTCGGCCTGGCCGGCGCCGGCCTCACCGTTGCCATGAAAGATTTCATCGTGGCCTTTTTCGGTTGGTTCGTGCTGATGGGCCGTAACGGCATTCGCGTCGGCGACTGGGTGGAAATCAACGGCGTGGGCGGCGAAGTAATTGAAGTGGGCCTGTTGAAGACGGTGCTGCTCGAAACCGGCAGTTGGACCGATGCCGGACATCCCACGGGCCGCCGCGTTTCGTTCGTCAACAGTTTTGCCATCGAAGGTCACTTCTTCAACTTCACCACTTCCGGCCAGTGGATGTGGGATGAACTGCAAGTGCTGATTCCTCCCGGCCAGGATCCTTATCCGATCATCGACGGCATTCAGCACTTGGTCGAGAAAGAGACCGAAGCGAACGCCGGCAAAGCGGAAGCCGAGTGGAAAGAGGCGACTACGCGCTATCGGGTGCAGGCGATTTCGGCGGTGCCGGGCATTAACGTGCAACCGACGGCGGCGGGAATAGAAGTGCACGTCCGCTACATCACGCGCGCTAACGAACGCCACGAGTCGCGCAAGCGCCTGTATGAGGCGGTCGTGGAAATGATGCACGGGCGGCGGGAGGCGGCGAAGGTGTAG
- a CDS encoding BadF/BadG/BcrA/BcrD ATPase family protein has protein sequence MPYYLGIDGGGTKTTCAVGDESRLLATATAGPSNIVRVGEAQARESLQQSVRQACAAAGVTLEQISRTCVGGSGAARPELAAIVHTFLAEILASPIDVVGDMQIALEAAFDTGPGVIVIAGTGSIAYGRDRQGNTARAGGWGFAIGDEGSAHWIGRAAVSAVLRASDRNYGTAENILHTTFATDLCKTWGVMSLEDLARAANAISPPDFARLFPAVTASKDLLALQVMSRAGRELAEVAAVVINRLFPKEQTEPVPVATIGGVFRYAAPVREAFYNELRALDSRVEVNPQVVEPVEGALRRARRGARNSL, from the coding sequence GTGCCCTATTACCTCGGCATCGACGGAGGCGGTACCAAAACTACCTGCGCAGTAGGGGATGAGTCGCGCCTACTGGCGACGGCCACCGCGGGGCCGAGCAATATTGTTCGCGTCGGGGAAGCGCAGGCTCGTGAGTCGCTACAGCAGTCAGTGCGTCAGGCCTGCGCGGCGGCCGGCGTCACGCTGGAGCAGATATCGCGTACTTGCGTCGGCGGATCTGGCGCAGCTCGGCCGGAACTGGCGGCCATCGTCCACACTTTTCTGGCGGAGATTCTTGCTTCTCCTATCGACGTGGTCGGCGACATGCAGATTGCCCTCGAAGCCGCTTTCGACACCGGCCCGGGCGTCATCGTCATCGCGGGTACGGGGTCGATCGCCTACGGCCGCGACCGGCAAGGCAATACCGCCCGCGCCGGAGGCTGGGGATTCGCCATCGGCGACGAAGGCTCCGCGCATTGGATCGGGCGCGCCGCCGTCAGCGCCGTGCTGCGCGCTTCCGATCGAAATTACGGAACGGCGGAAAATATTCTTCACACGACTTTTGCCACGGATCTATGTAAAACCTGGGGTGTGATGTCGCTCGAGGATCTGGCGCGGGCCGCGAATGCAATTTCCCCTCCCGATTTCGCCAGGCTATTTCCTGCTGTGACGGCCAGTAAAGACCTTCTCGCTTTGCAAGTTATGTCTCGTGCGGGCAGGGAACTGGCCGAAGTGGCCGCGGTCGTGATTAACCGACTGTTTCCGAAAGAGCAGACCGAACCTGTCCCGGTAGCCACGATAGGAGGCGTCTTTCGTTATGCAGCGCCGGTGCGCGAGGCTTTTTACAATGAACTGCGTGCGCTGGATTCGCGAGTGGAAGTAAATCCTCAGGTCGTCGAGCCGGTTGAAGGAGCGCTCCGCAGGGCACGGCGAGGCGCACGCAACTCGTTATGA
- a CDS encoding sodium:solute symporter yields the protein MGLSHLDLAIITLYLAGITLFGLRFRRKQRSLRDYFLAGRDIPWWAIALSIVAAETSTLTIISIPGLAYDTNLTFLQVVMGYVVGRVIISVVLLPHYFRGDLYTAYELIERRFGRSLRSLTAGLFLLTRAAAEGVRVYAVSIVVAIALGTGEVASIAIITALTVIYTFEGGLAAVIWTDVVQTAIYVGGTLVGLFTILHLVPGGWSAIHSAASAAGKLRIFDFSTSPWIDYTFWSGVIGGAFLTTASHGTDQLIVQRLLAARGQKQSVIALLSSGIAVLFQFALFLLVGIMLWAYYRVPSGTFGTSDRIYPTFIVTRMPHGISGLLVAAILAAAMSNLSAALNSLSSSAIMDFYARLRPQSDEKTKMRLSRLATIAWALVLFGLAVIALHKVGRVVVVGLQIASVAYGALLGVFLLGVLTRRANQRGAMAGMACGLAVELYLWLGTRVPWTWWVLIGTTIAFAIGWVVSVFFGTSEPQIERIPG from the coding sequence ATGGGACTGAGCCATCTCGATCTGGCGATCATTACGCTCTATCTGGCGGGGATCACTCTGTTTGGTCTGCGCTTTCGGAGGAAGCAGCGCTCGCTGCGCGACTACTTTCTCGCCGGGCGGGACATTCCGTGGTGGGCGATTGCGCTGTCGATTGTCGCCGCCGAAACCAGCACGCTCACCATCATCAGCATACCCGGACTGGCTTACGACACGAATCTGACGTTTCTCCAGGTGGTGATGGGATACGTGGTCGGCCGAGTCATCATCAGCGTTGTGCTACTGCCGCACTATTTCCGCGGCGATCTTTATACAGCGTACGAACTCATCGAGCGCCGTTTCGGGCGCAGCCTGCGCTCTCTGACGGCAGGATTGTTTTTGCTGACTCGCGCCGCTGCGGAAGGCGTACGGGTGTATGCAGTCTCGATTGTCGTCGCGATTGCGCTGGGCACCGGCGAAGTGGCGTCGATCGCCATTATTACTGCATTGACGGTTATCTATACGTTCGAGGGCGGTCTCGCCGCGGTGATCTGGACCGATGTGGTGCAGACGGCGATCTACGTGGGCGGAACGCTGGTCGGGCTGTTCACGATTCTCCATCTCGTGCCTGGGGGATGGAGCGCGATCCACAGCGCCGCTTCCGCTGCGGGCAAGCTACGGATTTTTGATTTCAGCACGAGTCCGTGGATCGACTACACCTTCTGGTCCGGCGTGATTGGAGGCGCCTTTCTGACTACGGCGAGCCATGGCACGGATCAACTCATCGTGCAGCGGCTGCTGGCGGCGCGCGGACAAAAGCAATCGGTAATCGCGTTGCTGTCGAGCGGGATTGCCGTACTGTTTCAGTTTGCTCTGTTTCTGCTGGTGGGCATCATGTTGTGGGCCTACTATCGCGTGCCGTCGGGGACGTTCGGCACGTCGGATCGGATCTATCCGACGTTTATCGTCACGCGGATGCCGCACGGGATCTCGGGCCTTCTGGTTGCGGCGATTCTGGCAGCGGCGATGTCGAATTTGAGCGCAGCGCTCAATTCTCTTTCCTCGAGCGCGATTATGGATTTTTACGCCCGGCTCCGTCCGCAGTCCGACGAGAAAACGAAGATGCGGCTCTCACGCCTGGCGACGATCGCCTGGGCGCTTGTGCTGTTTGGGCTGGCTGTAATCGCGTTGCACAAAGTCGGGCGCGTGGTCGTCGTAGGTCTGCAAATCGCGTCGGTCGCTTACGGCGCGCTGCTCGGGGTGTTTCTGCTCGGGGTGCTGACGCGACGGGCCAACCAGCGCGGGGCAATGGCCGGTATGGCATGCGGACTCGCGGTGGAACTTTACTTATGGCTGGGCACGCGCGTGCCTTGGACGTGGTGGGTACTGATCGGGACAACGATTGCTTTTGCGATCGGATGGGTCGTGAGCGTCTTCTTTGGCACGTCGGAACCTCAAATCGAGAGGATTCCTGGTTGA
- a CDS encoding VWA domain-containing protein has protein sequence MSRTLSRFFLAILVLSWLSSATLTAAAQSRLASKQDASPVPDQAPAATISAPTPAPVSGGDAQEPSVTIRQTVRRVIVDVTVRDANGKPVHGLSANDFSITEDKQPQHLLSFDVYDLNKPSISRGPNAAPLPPNVFENIPAAPERGPLYVILFDMVNMDTADEITSRQQLLKFINSKPAGTRFAIFVTSDQLRLVQGFTDDRGLLTATLDGKHPRAHVPRMFLYGGNYGRGNPYTAVDMLTHVGEYLDGIPGRKNLLWLSGGFALNLFAREADDSELRDAVIAAINALAQAQVAVYPVDVSGVQLDISAAFNNDYRSEDAIAAMTGGRAFYSTNEVSSALVEATEDGGNYYTLTYSPSDQEDDGKCHKISVKLDQQHDQLSYRQQYCRAPLVSAANVDEDGANSNPAGAPALAVPLQAGDLLQGNIRPGAPMLHDLVFSAHMYTDRPALATSAQMAQLETQAAFYRTQSRNRPLKPLPPVKIQTYTIDYRVLDPEPVLNGKPRTLEFAVAAFDEDGKVLNGIVNDGMQDATSQASDNKAGLFRMRQTLVVPVSAKSLRVGVRDRMNDRMGTLEVPLPLSAESVAKK, from the coding sequence GTGTCTCGAACCCTCTCGCGATTCTTCCTGGCGATACTTGTATTGTCCTGGCTTTCTTCGGCGACATTGACCGCGGCTGCGCAGTCACGCTTGGCGTCAAAACAAGATGCATCTCCGGTTCCGGACCAAGCTCCGGCTGCGACTATCTCAGCTCCAACGCCTGCGCCTGTCTCCGGCGGCGACGCGCAGGAACCGTCTGTAACCATTCGGCAGACGGTTCGACGGGTCATCGTCGATGTGACGGTGCGGGATGCCAATGGCAAGCCCGTGCACGGACTTTCGGCCAACGACTTTTCTATCACCGAAGATAAGCAGCCGCAGCACCTGCTTTCATTCGATGTCTACGACCTCAACAAGCCTTCAATTTCGCGCGGGCCCAATGCAGCTCCGCTGCCCCCGAATGTGTTCGAGAATATCCCGGCCGCTCCCGAGCGGGGCCCGCTTTATGTGATCCTGTTCGACATGGTGAACATGGACACGGCGGACGAGATAACGAGTCGTCAACAGCTGCTGAAATTCATCAACAGCAAACCTGCGGGCACCAGGTTCGCCATCTTCGTAACCTCCGACCAGCTTCGCCTGGTGCAGGGCTTTACCGACGACAGAGGCCTGCTCACGGCCACACTGGATGGCAAGCATCCTCGGGCGCACGTTCCCAGAATGTTTTTATACGGCGGGAACTATGGGCGCGGCAATCCTTATACGGCCGTGGATATGCTGACTCACGTTGGTGAATATCTGGATGGAATTCCCGGCCGTAAGAATCTGCTCTGGCTTTCTGGAGGATTTGCTCTGAACTTGTTCGCACGGGAGGCCGACGATTCCGAGTTGCGGGACGCTGTGATCGCCGCGATTAACGCTCTGGCGCAGGCCCAGGTTGCGGTCTACCCGGTGGACGTCAGTGGCGTGCAACTGGATATCTCAGCCGCGTTTAATAATGACTATCGGAGCGAGGACGCAATTGCCGCCATGACCGGAGGCCGCGCGTTCTATAGCACCAATGAAGTGAGTAGCGCCCTGGTTGAGGCCACCGAAGATGGTGGCAATTACTACACGCTCACTTATTCTCCTTCCGATCAAGAGGATGACGGAAAGTGCCACAAAATCTCGGTGAAGCTCGACCAGCAGCATGATCAGCTTTCGTACCGGCAGCAATACTGCCGGGCCCCATTGGTCTCCGCCGCCAATGTGGACGAAGACGGCGCGAACTCGAATCCTGCCGGTGCTCCGGCACTCGCCGTCCCGCTCCAGGCCGGTGATCTGCTTCAGGGTAACATTCGCCCCGGCGCCCCCATGTTGCATGACCTTGTGTTTTCCGCTCACATGTATACGGACCGGCCAGCGCTGGCTACTTCCGCGCAGATGGCGCAACTGGAGACGCAGGCGGCCTTCTATCGAACGCAAAGCAGGAACCGTCCGCTCAAGCCGCTGCCTCCGGTGAAGATTCAGACTTACACCATCGACTACCGCGTGCTCGATCCGGAGCCGGTATTAAATGGCAAGCCACGCACGCTCGAATTCGCCGTCGCGGCATTCGATGAAGACGGCAAAGTGCTGAATGGGATTGTCAACGACGGTATGCAGGATGCCACCAGTCAAGCCTCCGATAACAAAGCTGGATTATTCCGCATGCGGCAGACACTCGTCGTGCCGGTAAGCGCCAAATCTTTACGCGTGGGCGTACGCGACCGAATGAACGATCGCATGGGAACTCTGGAAGTGCCGCTTCCGCTTTCAGCCGAGTCTGTGGCCAAGAAATAA
- a CDS encoding GxxExxY protein, with translation MCLSEKMMYSDITPQIIGAAIKVHRRLGPGLLESAYEACLAYELEQIGLRVQRQKPVPLVYDGVKLDCGFRADLIVGNVVVEVKSKETLHPVDQAQLLSHLRLLDLQIGLLINFNVVLLKDGIKRMVNNYQDESAESIVLEEQKPYR, from the coding sequence GTGTGTCTGAGCGAAAAGATGATGTACAGCGATATCACTCCTCAAATCATCGGAGCTGCCATCAAGGTGCATCGCCGGCTCGGCCCTGGGCTCCTGGAGTCGGCATACGAGGCCTGCCTGGCGTACGAACTGGAACAGATTGGACTCCGCGTGCAGCGCCAGAAACCGGTCCCGCTGGTCTATGACGGAGTCAAGCTCGACTGCGGCTTCCGTGCGGACTTGATCGTGGGCAACGTGGTGGTTGAGGTTAAAAGTAAAGAGACACTTCATCCCGTGGATCAAGCACAACTGCTCTCCCATTTGCGGTTGCTCGACCTTCAGATCGGATTGCTTATCAACTTCAACGTCGTTCTGCTAAAAGATGGAATCAAGAGGATGGTGAACAACTATCAGGACGAGTCCGCCGAAAGTATTGTGCTGGAAGAGCAAAAGCCCTACCGCTAA
- a CDS encoding amino acid permease, with protein MADVANLAPARAELSRDLGVSHASAVVVGTIIGSGIFLVPAEMIQAVGSAKLVYLAWIVGGLLSFFGALTYAELGAMKPQAGGEYVYVRDGYGPMAGFLYAWTWFVIAKPASIATVAVGLVRILGTFPLFSFFPINIINAPFAVTWGQVFAIGAAVLISLLNYLGVKKAGEFQLVFTMLKVAIILGIVAVCFSGFGNVPGRGWSNFAGTFAGAKGGVAGFMAALVAALWAYDGWNDLNMVGGEVKNPERNIPIALIAGVAIVGLLYILLNAGVQYVLPANAIAASPRPASDAVALIMGRMGAGIVSAGMALSMLVTLNGTIMSGARVPFAVSRDGYFFKALAEVHPRFHTPSVAIAAQAVLAILLLLLGGNFRQLFSLAIFAEWLFYMIAGSTVFVFRRREPQAVRPYRMWGYPFVPALFVAVAAALLVYTFRNDWPNSAYGLLVILAGIPVFAYFSSLRRRRGLWKEHSS; from the coding sequence GTGGCTGATGTCGCCAATCTCGCGCCTGCGCGGGCTGAACTTTCGCGCGATCTCGGGGTAAGCCACGCCTCCGCGGTGGTGGTGGGCACCATCATCGGCAGCGGAATTTTTCTTGTGCCCGCCGAAATGATACAGGCTGTGGGTTCTGCGAAGCTTGTGTATCTGGCATGGATCGTCGGGGGCCTGCTCTCGTTTTTCGGCGCGCTCACTTACGCCGAGCTTGGTGCGATGAAGCCGCAGGCGGGCGGCGAATATGTCTACGTCCGCGATGGCTACGGACCGATGGCGGGATTTCTTTATGCCTGGACCTGGTTCGTGATCGCGAAACCGGCTTCGATCGCAACCGTGGCCGTCGGACTGGTACGAATTCTCGGAACCTTTCCCTTGTTCTCGTTCTTCCCGATTAACATCATCAACGCACCCTTTGCCGTGACCTGGGGGCAAGTGTTCGCGATCGGCGCCGCTGTCCTCATCTCATTGCTGAACTATCTCGGAGTGAAGAAGGCCGGCGAGTTTCAGCTCGTGTTTACTATGTTGAAAGTCGCGATCATTCTGGGCATTGTGGCCGTCTGCTTCAGCGGATTTGGGAACGTTCCCGGGCGCGGATGGAGCAACTTCGCCGGCACCTTCGCTGGCGCCAAGGGCGGCGTCGCCGGATTCATGGCCGCGTTGGTCGCCGCATTGTGGGCTTACGACGGTTGGAATGATCTCAACATGGTGGGCGGCGAGGTGAAGAATCCCGAGCGCAACATTCCGATTGCATTGATCGCCGGCGTGGCGATTGTAGGGCTGCTCTACATTCTGCTGAACGCCGGAGTGCAATACGTTCTGCCCGCGAATGCCATTGCGGCTTCGCCGCGTCCCGCCTCCGACGCGGTGGCGCTCATCATGGGACGCATGGGCGCGGGCATCGTGTCCGCCGGCATGGCCTTATCGATGTTGGTCACGCTGAACGGAACTATTATGAGCGGAGCGCGCGTGCCGTTCGCCGTGTCGCGCGATGGATATTTTTTTAAAGCATTGGCGGAAGTGCATCCTCGATTTCATACGCCCTCGGTTGCGATTGCGGCGCAGGCCGTGCTCGCGATTCTGCTTCTCCTGCTCGGGGGCAACTTCCGCCAGCTGTTTTCTCTGGCAATTTTTGCGGAATGGCTTTTCTACATGATCGCGGGCAGCACCGTCTTTGTATTCCGACGCCGCGAACCGCAGGCGGTGCGGCCTTATCGCATGTGGGGCTATCCCTTCGTGCCGGCCCTGTTCGTGGCGGTGGCCGCCGCTCTGTTGGTTTACACATTCAGGAACGACTGGCCCAATTCGGCATATGGCTTGCTGGTTATTCTCGCCGGCATTCCTGTCTTTGCTTATTTTTCTTCTCTGCGGCGTAGACGCGGACTCTGGAAGGAACACAGTTCTTAA
- a CDS encoding energy transducer TonB, whose translation MATPYGGFQLGLLPERKINKRALATSYTLLAVAVLILINLGLILPEKLQLQQYKVTELIPMPSLRPEPAPVAVKPEIHPKLLPAVKLPVFETPKLVVPREVRREAPQPVEAPKVVVNEFKAPELKVTAGGARPQLIHTGDFGGSSQKPTVNAAVEKVQTGGFGDPNGLKGEGKPNAKLYAAQAGGFDMPVGAGQGNGSGGAKGIKGTVASADFGNGVATGGKGDGRSNGQGVATGGFGSEQVVHGGPKIAQADSGPATTPIEITFKPNPVYTDEARGLKLEGEVLLEVSFSANGTLHVNRVVRGLGHGLDEAAIAAANKIKFKPAMRSGQPMDSTAVVHVTFQLAY comes from the coding sequence ATGGCAACACCTTACGGCGGATTTCAACTCGGATTACTGCCCGAACGCAAGATTAACAAACGGGCGCTGGCCACCAGTTACACCTTGTTGGCGGTGGCCGTGCTCATCCTCATCAATCTGGGGCTGATCCTGCCGGAGAAATTGCAGCTCCAGCAATATAAGGTGACTGAACTTATTCCTATGCCGTCGCTGCGGCCGGAACCGGCGCCGGTGGCTGTTAAGCCAGAGATTCATCCCAAACTGCTGCCTGCCGTGAAGCTTCCGGTATTTGAGACTCCCAAGCTGGTGGTGCCGCGGGAAGTTCGACGCGAAGCGCCGCAACCAGTCGAGGCGCCGAAGGTCGTCGTGAATGAGTTCAAGGCCCCGGAATTAAAAGTAACTGCCGGAGGAGCCAGGCCGCAATTGATTCACACCGGAGATTTCGGCGGCAGCTCGCAAAAGCCCACGGTGAACGCCGCTGTAGAGAAAGTTCAGACCGGGGGCTTTGGCGATCCCAACGGCTTGAAAGGTGAAGGCAAGCCGAACGCGAAGCTCTACGCCGCGCAAGCGGGTGGTTTTGACATGCCCGTCGGCGCTGGACAAGGCAACGGATCGGGGGGGGCCAAGGGAATTAAGGGCACGGTCGCCAGCGCAGACTTTGGTAACGGCGTTGCCACCGGCGGCAAGGGCGACGGCCGCAGCAACGGCCAGGGGGTTGCTACCGGTGGATTCGGATCGGAGCAGGTGGTGCACGGCGGTCCGAAGATTGCGCAAGCGGATTCCGGTCCGGCGACGACGCCGATCGAGATCACCTTCAAGCCCAATCCGGTTTACACCGACGAAGCGCGCGGCCTGAAGCTGGAAGGCGAAGTGCTTCTCGAAGTCAGCTTTTCGGCGAACGGCACTCTGCATGTGAATCGCGTGGTCCGCGGTTTGGGTCATGGGCTTGACGAAGCCGCCATAGCCGCCGCGAACAAGATCAAGTTCAAGCCGGCAATGCGGAGTGGGCAACCGATGGATTCGACGGCGGTGGTTCACGTGACGTTCCAGTTGGCGTACTAA
- a CDS encoding M48 family metalloprotease has product MRTSKAIFTAVLLASLSAAAQQATGSQPSAPPAADATQTAQAQPSQQAAPATTQPAGSQAAQPAAAPATAIPLPEAAPAPTTMDQVVNLFIQREHGLIKVLSTRTPVVETYLQNLTADPQLGPVPSGDHYFLGRLDMGENIDRKDYLKDDQKGFSMQAKLLGGFQKLYKVQYQPMGFSWMVYADRSDFDREHYDFHYARREFLGDVRCLVFDVTPKPKSGRGRFLGRIWVEDQGFNIVRLNGTYNAPAHNTYFFHMDSWRLNLIPGYWVPSFIYSEEGDFSAGVNNKMAFKAQTRIWGYDLKKGGKDDELTQIRVDSVTDESTAAQDASPLQAERVWQQQAEDNVVERLTSAGLLAPEGDVDRILQTVVNNLEVTNNIDLPRPVRTRVLLTAPLETFSVGNTIVISRGLVDVLPDEASLAAVLSHELAHIVLGHNLGSKYAFNDRMLFGDDSTYQNLGFKHIPEEEQAADKKAIELLKNSPYAQKLDTVGLFLKELQAKAPQLGALLTTHLGNPLAEGGTVNRLSALASQGPALDNNKLDQIAALPLGGRVKINPWDDKAEMVKTAPVAITSARDKMPFEVTPFFPRLARFGANATTTPAAPTTAAAASNTGN; this is encoded by the coding sequence ATGCGCACTTCGAAAGCGATTTTCACTGCGGTTCTGCTGGCAAGTTTGAGCGCGGCCGCGCAGCAAGCGACCGGGTCACAGCCGTCCGCTCCGCCTGCGGCCGATGCCACGCAAACTGCGCAAGCGCAACCTTCTCAGCAGGCTGCCCCGGCAACGACACAGCCCGCCGGTTCGCAGGCTGCGCAGCCGGCTGCGGCGCCGGCCACGGCCATTCCGCTGCCCGAGGCTGCGCCGGCACCGACCACCATGGATCAGGTTGTGAACCTCTTCATTCAGCGCGAACATGGGCTGATCAAGGTGCTCTCGACCCGCACTCCGGTGGTTGAGACCTACCTCCAGAATCTGACCGCCGATCCGCAACTCGGCCCGGTGCCAAGCGGCGACCACTACTTTCTTGGCCGCTTAGACATGGGCGAAAATATCGATCGCAAGGACTATCTGAAGGACGATCAGAAGGGTTTCAGCATGCAGGCCAAGCTTCTGGGCGGATTTCAGAAGCTCTACAAGGTCCAGTACCAGCCCATGGGTTTCTCCTGGATGGTTTATGCCGACCGCAGCGACTTCGATCGCGAGCACTATGATTTTCACTATGCCCGCCGCGAATTTCTGGGCGATGTGCGCTGCCTGGTGTTTGACGTCACTCCGAAACCGAAATCGGGCCGGGGGCGCTTCCTGGGCCGCATCTGGGTTGAAGATCAGGGCTTCAACATCGTGCGCCTGAACGGAACCTACAACGCGCCTGCGCACAACACTTATTTCTTCCACATGGACAGCTGGCGGCTGAACCTCATCCCCGGGTACTGGGTGCCATCTTTCATTTACAGCGAAGAAGGCGATTTCAGCGCCGGCGTCAACAATAAGATGGCCTTCAAAGCGCAGACCCGCATCTGGGGTTATGACTTGAAAAAGGGCGGCAAAGACGACGAGTTGACACAGATTCGCGTCGACAGCGTGACCGACGAAAGCACCGCCGCCCAGGATGCCTCTCCGCTGCAAGCTGAGCGCGTCTGGCAGCAGCAGGCGGAAGACAACGTTGTCGAGCGCCTTACCAGCGCGGGCTTGCTTGCACCCGAGGGCGACGTTGACCGCATTCTTCAGACGGTCGTTAACAATCTGGAAGTCACCAATAACATCGATCTGCCGCGCCCTGTACGAACGCGCGTGCTCCTCACCGCTCCGCTGGAAACTTTCAGCGTGGGCAACACCATCGTGATCAGCCGCGGTTTGGTCGACGTGCTTCCCGACGAAGCCAGCCTGGCTGCAGTGCTCTCGCATGAACTGGCGCACATTGTGCTCGGCCACAACCTGGGCAGTAAGTATGCCTTCAACGACCGCATGCTGTTCGGCGACGATTCCACTTACCAGAACCTGGGCTTCAAGCACATTCCGGAAGAAGAGCAGGCCGCTGACAAGAAGGCGATTGAACTTCTGAAGAACTCGCCCTACGCGCAGAAGCTCGACACCGTGGGCTTGTTCCTGAAAGAGCTGCAAGCCAAGGCTCCGCAACTGGGCGCTCTGCTAACCACGCACCTGGGCAACCCCCTGGCGGAAGGCGGGACGGTGAACCGCCTCTCGGCGCTGGCCTCGCAAGGCCCGGCACTCGACAACAACAAACTCGATCAGATCGCAGCTCTGCCCTTGGGTGGCCGCGTGAAGATCAATCCGTGGGACGACAAGGCGGAAATGGTGAAGACGGCTCCGGTCGCCATCACTTCGGCGCGCGACAAAATGCCGTTTGAAGTTACGCCCTTCTTCCCGCGTCTGGCTCGGTTCGGCGCCAACGCTACTACTACACCTGCGGCGCCGACCACTGCTGCCGCTGCTTCGAACACAGGCAACTAA